The following are from one region of the Cottoperca gobio chromosome 13, fCotGob3.1, whole genome shotgun sequence genome:
- the LOC115018138 gene encoding flocculation protein FLO11 isoform X1 has product MSALWREEDEEFKVGGVKGGLKAKPRFSFTEVKLLLEAVKRNRYILLRKFNQGVSAETKKQTWTEITNQINSLGENHREVRQIMKKWADLKCDGKRRALALRSPNGSNLRKKNLGPIERMVHKILIMSPRAGGDSDLDFGEDEEFSKLYNKGPPPNSTPYSYLSMTDSSHSVPGGASFDLSPLSSPEKELDGDPFHLSSDFDLADDGECTLDYEENDDSLFSSYPSSLPPPSSASPTSLDPLPDNALLRMKPVHTYSRNSQNQTQSYTSPRPPPPGPSSSVASTSLVFSSVSDSDTALSAAAPPSSQSPTSSNMTASSLPAPPPSSSSSSTTVASHPAPSFSSILPPPAPPAAVSSSSSNSHQPSPSSASVLPPNHPSTSGSNHEPLPAGASSRRAHDNVAQMASQGLQQQRASRMLLTSVSQSLEVLAQSVQLLVESQHEFVQDSLQLQRETVDILRDFSNTALTMLRDKANSGQLATHPPPAAHF; this is encoded by the exons ATGTCGGCTTTGTGGcgtgaagaagatgaagagttTAAGGTGGGAGGAGTAAAAGGAGGGTTGAAAGCCAAACCTCGGTTCTCCTTCACTGAGGtcaagctgctgctggaggcgGTGAAGAGAAACAGATACATCCTCCTCA GGAAGTTTAACCAAGGAGTGTCTGCTGAAACCAAGAAACAGACCTGGACTGAAATCACCAATCAGATCAACAGTCTGGGAGAGAATCACAGAGAG GTGCGTCAGATCATGAAGAAATGGGCGGACCTCAAATGTGATGGAAAGCGACGCGCCTTAGCTCTCAGGAGCCCCAATGGCAGCAACCTGAGGAAGAAGAACCTGGGCCCCATAGAGAGGATGGTCCATAAGATCCTCATCATGAGTCCCAGAGCAG GTGGCGACAGCGATCTGGACTTTGGTGAAGATGAAGAATTTTCAAAGCTTTACAATAAAGGACCGCCCCCCAACTCTACCCCCTACTCATACCTCAGCATGACGGACAGTTCCCACTCTGTCCCCGGAGGAGCCTCCTtcgacctctctcctctctcctcaccagAGAAAGAACTTGATG GCGATCCTTTCCACTTGTCCTCTGACTTTGACCTGGCTGACGATGGAG AATGCACCTTGGACTATGAAGAAAACGACGACTCCTTGTTCTCCTCCTacccttcctctcttcccccaCCCTCCTCCGCCTCACCCACCTCCCTGGACCCCCTGCCTGACAATGCCCTGCTGAGGATGAAGCCGGTCCACACGTACTCCCGAAACAGCCAGAACCAGACCCAGAGCTACACCTCCCCCCGACCTCCTCCACCTGGACCCTCTTCCTCTGTGGCCTCCACCTCCTTGGTTTTCTCTTCAGTGTCTGACTCAGACACCGCCTTGTCCGCCGCTGCGCCTCCCTCGTCGCAGTCCCCCACAAGCTCCAACATGactgcctcctccctccctgctccCCCTCCCTCGTCTTCCTCATCCTCTACAACTGTCGCCTCTCACCCTGCACCTTCCTTTTCCTCCATCCtaccacctcctgctcctcccgCTGCTgtatcttcctcctcttccaacTCTCATCAACCTTCTCCCTCCTCCGCCTCAGTCCTCCCACCCAATCATCCGTCCACCTCAGGCTCCAACCATGAGCCTCTCCCGGCTGGAGCGTCCTCCCGCAGGGCTCACGATAACGTGGCCCAGATGGCCTCTCAGggcctgcagcagcagcgggCCAGCAGGATGCTTCTGACCTCAGTGTCTCAGTCTCTGGAGGTGTTGGCTCAGTCTGtgcagctgctggtggagagcCAGCATGAGTTTGTGCAGgactctctgcagctgcagagggAGACGGTGGACATCCTCAGGGATTTCTCCAACACGGCGCTGACTATGCTGAGAGACAAAGCCAACAGTGGACAACTGGCGACACATCCTCCGCCCGCTGCACACTTCTGA
- the LOC115018138 gene encoding flocculation protein FLO11 isoform X2 yields the protein MSALWREEDEEFKVGGVKGGLKAKPRFSFTEVKLLLEAVKRNRYILLRKFNQGVSAETKKQTWTEITNQINSLGENHREVRQIMKKWADLKCDGKRRALALRSPNGSNLRKKNLGPIERMVHKILIMSPRAGGDSDLDFGEDEEFSKLYNKGPPPNSTPYSYLSMTDSSHSVPGGASFDLSPLSSPEKELDECTLDYEENDDSLFSSYPSSLPPPSSASPTSLDPLPDNALLRMKPVHTYSRNSQNQTQSYTSPRPPPPGPSSSVASTSLVFSSVSDSDTALSAAAPPSSQSPTSSNMTASSLPAPPPSSSSSSTTVASHPAPSFSSILPPPAPPAAVSSSSSNSHQPSPSSASVLPPNHPSTSGSNHEPLPAGASSRRAHDNVAQMASQGLQQQRASRMLLTSVSQSLEVLAQSVQLLVESQHEFVQDSLQLQRETVDILRDFSNTALTMLRDKANSGQLATHPPPAAHF from the exons ATGTCGGCTTTGTGGcgtgaagaagatgaagagttTAAGGTGGGAGGAGTAAAAGGAGGGTTGAAAGCCAAACCTCGGTTCTCCTTCACTGAGGtcaagctgctgctggaggcgGTGAAGAGAAACAGATACATCCTCCTCA GGAAGTTTAACCAAGGAGTGTCTGCTGAAACCAAGAAACAGACCTGGACTGAAATCACCAATCAGATCAACAGTCTGGGAGAGAATCACAGAGAG GTGCGTCAGATCATGAAGAAATGGGCGGACCTCAAATGTGATGGAAAGCGACGCGCCTTAGCTCTCAGGAGCCCCAATGGCAGCAACCTGAGGAAGAAGAACCTGGGCCCCATAGAGAGGATGGTCCATAAGATCCTCATCATGAGTCCCAGAGCAG GTGGCGACAGCGATCTGGACTTTGGTGAAGATGAAGAATTTTCAAAGCTTTACAATAAAGGACCGCCCCCCAACTCTACCCCCTACTCATACCTCAGCATGACGGACAGTTCCCACTCTGTCCCCGGAGGAGCCTCCTtcgacctctctcctctctcctcaccagAGAAAGAACTTGATG AATGCACCTTGGACTATGAAGAAAACGACGACTCCTTGTTCTCCTCCTacccttcctctcttcccccaCCCTCCTCCGCCTCACCCACCTCCCTGGACCCCCTGCCTGACAATGCCCTGCTGAGGATGAAGCCGGTCCACACGTACTCCCGAAACAGCCAGAACCAGACCCAGAGCTACACCTCCCCCCGACCTCCTCCACCTGGACCCTCTTCCTCTGTGGCCTCCACCTCCTTGGTTTTCTCTTCAGTGTCTGACTCAGACACCGCCTTGTCCGCCGCTGCGCCTCCCTCGTCGCAGTCCCCCACAAGCTCCAACATGactgcctcctccctccctgctccCCCTCCCTCGTCTTCCTCATCCTCTACAACTGTCGCCTCTCACCCTGCACCTTCCTTTTCCTCCATCCtaccacctcctgctcctcccgCTGCTgtatcttcctcctcttccaacTCTCATCAACCTTCTCCCTCCTCCGCCTCAGTCCTCCCACCCAATCATCCGTCCACCTCAGGCTCCAACCATGAGCCTCTCCCGGCTGGAGCGTCCTCCCGCAGGGCTCACGATAACGTGGCCCAGATGGCCTCTCAGggcctgcagcagcagcgggCCAGCAGGATGCTTCTGACCTCAGTGTCTCAGTCTCTGGAGGTGTTGGCTCAGTCTGtgcagctgctggtggagagcCAGCATGAGTTTGTGCAGgactctctgcagctgcagagggAGACGGTGGACATCCTCAGGGATTTCTCCAACACGGCGCTGACTATGCTGAGAGACAAAGCCAACAGTGGACAACTGGCGACACATCCTCCGCCCGCTGCACACTTCTGA
- the LOC115018138 gene encoding putative protein TPRXL isoform X3: protein MKKWADLKCDGKRRALALRSPNGSNLRKKNLGPIERMVHKILIMSPRAGGDSDLDFGEDEEFSKLYNKGPPPNSTPYSYLSMTDSSHSVPGGASFDLSPLSSPEKELDGDPFHLSSDFDLADDGECTLDYEENDDSLFSSYPSSLPPPSSASPTSLDPLPDNALLRMKPVHTYSRNSQNQTQSYTSPRPPPPGPSSSVASTSLVFSSVSDSDTALSAAAPPSSQSPTSSNMTASSLPAPPPSSSSSSTTVASHPAPSFSSILPPPAPPAAVSSSSSNSHQPSPSSASVLPPNHPSTSGSNHEPLPAGASSRRAHDNVAQMASQGLQQQRASRMLLTSVSQSLEVLAQSVQLLVESQHEFVQDSLQLQRETVDILRDFSNTALTMLRDKANSGQLATHPPPAAHF from the exons ATGAAGAAATGGGCGGACCTCAAATGTGATGGAAAGCGACGCGCCTTAGCTCTCAGGAGCCCCAATGGCAGCAACCTGAGGAAGAAGAACCTGGGCCCCATAGAGAGGATGGTCCATAAGATCCTCATCATGAGTCCCAGAGCAG GTGGCGACAGCGATCTGGACTTTGGTGAAGATGAAGAATTTTCAAAGCTTTACAATAAAGGACCGCCCCCCAACTCTACCCCCTACTCATACCTCAGCATGACGGACAGTTCCCACTCTGTCCCCGGAGGAGCCTCCTtcgacctctctcctctctcctcaccagAGAAAGAACTTGATG GCGATCCTTTCCACTTGTCCTCTGACTTTGACCTGGCTGACGATGGAG AATGCACCTTGGACTATGAAGAAAACGACGACTCCTTGTTCTCCTCCTacccttcctctcttcccccaCCCTCCTCCGCCTCACCCACCTCCCTGGACCCCCTGCCTGACAATGCCCTGCTGAGGATGAAGCCGGTCCACACGTACTCCCGAAACAGCCAGAACCAGACCCAGAGCTACACCTCCCCCCGACCTCCTCCACCTGGACCCTCTTCCTCTGTGGCCTCCACCTCCTTGGTTTTCTCTTCAGTGTCTGACTCAGACACCGCCTTGTCCGCCGCTGCGCCTCCCTCGTCGCAGTCCCCCACAAGCTCCAACATGactgcctcctccctccctgctccCCCTCCCTCGTCTTCCTCATCCTCTACAACTGTCGCCTCTCACCCTGCACCTTCCTTTTCCTCCATCCtaccacctcctgctcctcccgCTGCTgtatcttcctcctcttccaacTCTCATCAACCTTCTCCCTCCTCCGCCTCAGTCCTCCCACCCAATCATCCGTCCACCTCAGGCTCCAACCATGAGCCTCTCCCGGCTGGAGCGTCCTCCCGCAGGGCTCACGATAACGTGGCCCAGATGGCCTCTCAGggcctgcagcagcagcgggCCAGCAGGATGCTTCTGACCTCAGTGTCTCAGTCTCTGGAGGTGTTGGCTCAGTCTGtgcagctgctggtggagagcCAGCATGAGTTTGTGCAGgactctctgcagctgcagagggAGACGGTGGACATCCTCAGGGATTTCTCCAACACGGCGCTGACTATGCTGAGAGACAAAGCCAACAGTGGACAACTGGCGACACATCCTCCGCCCGCTGCACACTTCTGA